A single region of the Betta splendens chromosome 12, fBetSpl5.4, whole genome shotgun sequence genome encodes:
- the nedd4l gene encoding E3 ubiquitin-protein ligase NEDD4-like isoform X3 translates to MAQRLRLYFGSGRSNTAPEILEGDSEEQQADSGVVAGIHMQPLLLSGPSEEPAASHVPPRPSGLRSEPSLKRSSSMFIPQLAAYADPRPTKSSSMRISLQRANGSSNGDFSGLADDVPPPCYTPPGPAPAYSEPLIQADVPRYSPPPSYNPDFLNSQTFLLEPNMPKRRVFSIGSNGHILYSTGQPGISVGGICVQRRSPDGSDVQHFRILPHGGGGWSVQQQNLDQRSRVNGGTQRLVFQLQQNQNQDQNQGRQQAAAPQEECTEVDFSTSRGGRIVRYPKIHLGRSMSHQRLLLENQTQNAGAANEVAEDTETNTETQRMDARNRSNGCTFKISGDSPGRQPRFKIYFTPGGAEDKDVSLGNDLMRTNPKTRDDFLGQVDVPLSHLPTEDPAMERPYTFKDFLLRPRSHKSRVKGYLRLKMAYLPKQGGHEEEAGEMREEAEGWDESADSGSQRPQQLQPPLPPGWEEKVDNLGRTYYVNHNNRSTQWKRPSNVDVISETESDNQQRQIHQEAHRVFRSRRHISEDLENEHLEPRDMDNSWELITEEDPNDSMAQSLPGPSSVLTPQHLPPPATQEISQDLNLRLSLTPESNGEVPGPSSALTQLSNRLRSSSMTDGVSDQAQAPPLMQRSQTRRTRAQTVSGGEEPMSPSATAYALTTPGLPPGWEERKDAKGRTYYVNHNNRTTTWTRPIVQLTEDGASTSTAAASGGASALLPASTPSSSSNVSNNHLHEPQVRRPRSLSSPTVTLSTPLEGANNIQVRRAVKDTFSNPQSPQPSPYSSPKSQHKTQQSFLPPGWEMRIAPNGRPFFIDHNSRTTTWEDPRLKYPVHMRNKNSMEPGELGPLPNLPEEPGWEERIHTDGRTFYIDHNTKNTQWEDPRLQSPAITGPAVPYSREFKQKYDYFRKKLKKPGDIPNRFEMKLHRNNIFEESYRRIMSLKRPDVLKARLWIEFESEKGLDYGGVAREWFFLLSKEMFNPYYGLFEYSATDNYTLQINPNSGLCNEDHLSYFKFIGRVAGMAVFHGKLLDGFFIRPFYKMMLGKQISLKDMESVDSEYYNSLKWILENDPTELDLRFCIDEDNFGQTYQVDLKPSGSDMVVTNENKKEYIDLVIQWRFVNRVQKQMNAFLEGFTELILIDLIKIFDENELELLMCGLGDVDVNDWRQHTVYKNGYCPNHPVIQWFWKVVLLMDAEKRIRLLQFVTGTSRVPMNGFAELYGSNGPQLFTIEQWGTPDKLPRAHTCFNRLDLPTYESFEDLREKLLMAVENAQGFEGVD, encoded by the exons ATGGCACAACGTTTGCGTTTGTACTTTGGCTCAGGCCGCAGTAACACAGCTCCGGAGATACTAGAGGGAGactcagaggagcagcaggcagacAGTGGCGTGGTCGCGGGAATACATATGCAGCCACTTTTGTTATCTGGGCCTTCTGAGGAGCCGGCTGCGTCACACGTCCCTCCAAGGCCTTCGGGGTTGCGTTCGGAGCCTTCGCTCAAACGTAGCTCCTCCATGTTTATACCCCAGCTCGCCGCTTATGCTGATCCGCGGCCCACCAAGAGCTCCTCCATGCGCATCTCTCTACAGCGTGCCAATGGATCAAGTAATGGAGATTTCAGTGGCCTCGCTGACGATGTCCCGCCACCCTGTTATACTCCCCCGGGACCTGCGCCTGCCTACTCTGAACCACTGATTCAAGCAGACGTTCCCAGATATTCGCCTCCTCCATCCTATAACCCTGATTTTTTAAACTCTCAGACTTTTCTGCTTGAGCCAAACATGCCCAAGCGAAGGGTCTTCAGTATTGGATCTAATGGACATATTTTGTATAGCACAGGCCAACCTGGCATCAGTGTTGGTGGTATTTGTGTGCAGAGGAGGTCTCCTGATGGCTCAGACGTCCAGCATTTCAGAATTCTACCCCATGGCGGTGGCGGCTGGTCTGTCCAGCAGCAAAACTTGGACCAGCGCTCTCGTGTGAACGGTGGAACACAGAGACTagtgtttcagctgcagcaaaaTCAGAACCAGGATCAGAACCAGGGAAGGCAACAGGCAGCTGCACCCCAGGAAGAATGCACAGAAGTTGACTTTTCCACTTCAAGGGGTGGCCGTATAGTTCGCTACCCCAAAATTCACTTGGGGAGAAGTATGTCCCATCAGAGGCTTTTGTTGGAGAATCAGACCCAAAATGCTGGCGCAGCAAACGAAGTTGCAGAGGACACCGAAACCAACACGGAGACCCAGAGAATGGATGCAAGAAACAGATCTAATGGTTGCACTTTTAAAATTAGTGGGGACAGTCCTGGACGACAGCCTCGTTTCAAGATATATTTTACTCCGGGTGGAGCTGAAGATAAGGATGTAAGCCTAGGCAATGACTTAATGAGGACTAATCCCAAG aCTAGAGATGATTTCCTGGGTCAAGTCGATGTTCCTCTCAGTCATTTGCCG ACAGAGGACCCTGCTATGGAGCGCCCCTACACATTCAAAGACTTCCTCTTGCGGCCCAGAAG CCACAAGTCCAGGGTGAAGGGTTACCTGCGTCTCAAGATGGCTTATCTTCCAAAACAAGGAGGacatgaggaggaggctggagagaTGAGGGAAGAGGCTGAG GGATGGGATGAATCTGCGGACTCGGGCTCCCAGCGGCCGCAACAGCTGCAGCCCCCATTGCCCCCAGGCTGGGAGGAGAAAGTGGATAACCTGGGACGCACTTACTATGTCAACCACAACAACCGCTCTACACAGTGGAAACGACCTTCCAACGT gGATGTGATTTCAGAGACGGAGAGTGACAATCAGCAGCGGCAGATTCATCAAGAAGCACACCGTGTCTTCCGTTCGAGGCGCCATATAAGTGAAGACCTAGAGAATGAGCATCTGGAGCCCAGGGATATGGACAAC TCCTGGGAGCTCATCACAGAGGAAGATCCCAATGACAGCATGGCCCAGTCTCTGCCTGGCCCTTCCTCTGTGTTAACGCCCCAACACCTGCCGCCACCCGCCACCCAGGAGATTTCACAGGATTTGAATTTGAGGCTGTCGCTCACTCCCGAGAGCAACGGCGAGGTGCCGGGGCCCAGCTCTGCTCTG ACCCAGCTGTCAAACCGACTTCGATCTTCCAGTATGACGGATGGTGTCAGTGATCAGGCCCAGGCTCCTCCTCTTATG CAGAGATCCCAGACCAGAAGAACGAGAGCTCAAACAGTCTCAGGTGGTGAGGAGCCCATG TCCCCCTCGGCAACTGCTTACGCCTTGACCACCCCTGGCCTGCCCCCTggatgggaggagaggaaggatgCCAAGGGAAGGACTTATTACGTCAACCATAACAACCGCACCACAACCTGGACTAGGCCAATAGTGCAG CTGACTGAAGATGGAGCCAGCacctcaacagcagcagcctcaggaGGAGCCTCGGCCCTGCTACCCGCATCCAccccttcttcctcttccaaTGTCTCCAACAACCACCTCCATGAGCCCCAAGTCCGACGACCTCGTAGCCTCAGCTCCCCTACTGTCACCCTTTCCACCCCCTTGGAG GGAGCCAACAACATCCAGGTGCGGAGAGCCGTAAAGGACACCTTCTCCAACCCGCAGTCTCCCCAGCCTTCCCCGTACAGCTCCCCCAAGTCACAGCACAAGACACAGCAGAGCTTCCTGCCCCCCGGCTGGGAGATGAGGATAGCCCCCAATGGGCGGCCCTTCTTCATCGACCACAACAGCAGAACAACCACCTGG GAGGATCCCAGGTTGAAATATCCAGTTCACATGAGGAATAAAAACTCAATGGAGCCTGGTGAACTCGGGCCTCTTCCT AACCTACCAGAGGAG CCTGGATGGGAAGAACGGATTCACACAGACGGACGCACCTTTTACATTGACCACA ATACAAAGAACACTCAGTGGGAGGACCCTCGTCTGCAGAGCCCGGCTATCACCGGACCC gCTGTTCCATACTCAAGAGAGTTTAAGCAGAAGTATGATTACTTCAGGAAGAAGTTGAAGAAGCCG GGTGACATCCCCAACCGGTTCGAGATGAAACTGCACAGGAACAACATCTTTGAAGAGTCGTACCGTCGAATCATGTCCCTGAAGAGGCCGGATGTTCTGAAGGCGCGACTGTGGATCGAGTTTGAATCGGAGAAAGGGCTGGACTACGGTGGTGTGGCCAGAGAGTGGTTCTTCCTTTTATCCAAGGAGATGTTTAATCCTTACTACGGCCTGTTTGAATACTCTGCCAC GGACAACTACACATTGCAAATCAATCCCAACTCGGGCCTTTGCAACGAGGACCACCTCTCCTATTTCAAGTTCATCGGACGTGTGGCAGGAATGGCTGTGTTTCACGGAAAGCTGCTAGATG GTTTTTTCATCCGGCCCTTCTACAAGATGATGCTGGGAAAACAAATCTCTCTTAAGGACATGGAGTCTGTG GACAGTGAATACTACAACTCTCTGAAGTGGATCCTGGAAAACGACCCTACTGAGCTGGACCTCAGGTTTTGTATTGATGAGGACAACTTTGGGCAG ACGTACCAGGTCGACCTTAAGCCCAGTGGTTCAGACATGGTGGTGACCAATGAGAACAAGAAGGAATACATAGA CCTGGTCATCCAGTGGAGGTTTGTCAACCGGGTCCAGAAACAGATGAACGCCTTCTTGGAG gGCTTCACAGAGCTCATTCTCATTGACCTGATCAAAATCTTTGACGAAAACGAACTGGAG CTGCTCATGTGTGGCTTGGGCGACGTCGACGTCAACGACTGGAGACAGCACACTGTTTACAAGAACGGCTACTGCCCCAACCATCCTGTTATACAGTGGTTCTGGAAG GTCGTCCTGTTGATGGATGCTGAAAAGAGGATTCGGCTCCTCCAGTTTGTTACGGGAACATCCAGGGTGCCAATGAACGGCTTTGCCGAGCTTTATG GTTCTAATGGACCTCAGCTGTTCACCATTGAGCAGTGGGGGACACCAGATAAGTTGCCAAGAGCTCACACATG TTTTAACCGTTTGGATCTTCCCACCTACGAATCATTTGAGGACCTGAGAGAGAAACTCCTCATGGCTGTGGAGAACGCGCAGGGCTTCGAGGGGGTCGACTAA
- the nedd4l gene encoding E3 ubiquitin-protein ligase NEDD4-like isoform X2 gives MAQRLRLYFGSGRSNTAPEILEGDSEEQQADSGVVAGIHMQPLLLSGPSEEPAASHVPPRPSGLRSEPSLKRSSSMFIPQLAAYADPRPTKSSSMRISLQRANGSSNGDFSGLADDVPPPCYTPPGPAPAYSEPLIQADVPRYSPPPSYNPDFLNSQTFLLEPNMPKRRVFSIGSNGHILYSTGQPGISVGGICVQRRSPDGSDVQHFRILPHGGGGWSVQQQNLDQRSRVNGGTQRLVFQLQQNQNQDQNQGRQQAAAPQEECTEVDFSTSRGGRIVRYPKIHLGRSMSHQRLLLENQTQNAGAANEVAEDTETNTETQRMDARNRSNGCTFKISGDSPGRQPRFKIYFTPGGAEDKDVSLGNDLMRTNPKTRDDFLGQVDVPLSHLPTEDPAMERPYTFKDFLLRPRSHKSRVKGYLRLKMAYLPKQGGHEEEAGEMREEAEGWDESADSGSQRPQQLQPPLPPGWEEKVDNLGRTYYVNHNNRSTQWKRPSNVDVISETESDNQQRQIHQEAHRVFRSRRHISEDLENEHLEPRDMDNSWELITEEDPNDSMAQSLPGPSSVLTPQHLPPPATQEISQDLNLRLSLTPESNGEVPGPSSALTQLSNRLRSSSMTDGVSDQAQAPPLMRSQTRRTRAQTVSGGEEPMSPSATAYALTTPGLPPGWEERKDAKGRTYYVNHNNRTTTWTRPIVQLTEDGASTSTAAASGGASALLPASTPSSSSNVSNNHLHEPQVRRPRSLSSPTVTLSTPLEGANNIQVRRAVKDTFSNPQSPQPSPYSSPKSQHKTQQSFLPPGWEMRIAPNGRPFFIDHNSRTTTWEDPRLKYPVHMRNKNSMEPGELGPLPNLPEEPGWEERIHTDGRTFYIDHNTKNTQWEDPRLQSPAITGPAVPYSREFKQKYDYFRKKLKKPTFQGDIPNRFEMKLHRNNIFEESYRRIMSLKRPDVLKARLWIEFESEKGLDYGGVAREWFFLLSKEMFNPYYGLFEYSATDNYTLQINPNSGLCNEDHLSYFKFIGRVAGMAVFHGKLLDGFFIRPFYKMMLGKQISLKDMESVDSEYYNSLKWILENDPTELDLRFCIDEDNFGQTYQVDLKPSGSDMVVTNENKKEYIDLVIQWRFVNRVQKQMNAFLEGFTELILIDLIKIFDENELELLMCGLGDVDVNDWRQHTVYKNGYCPNHPVIQWFWKVVLLMDAEKRIRLLQFVTGTSRVPMNGFAELYGSNGPQLFTIEQWGTPDKLPRAHTCFNRLDLPTYESFEDLREKLLMAVENAQGFEGVD, from the exons ATGGCACAACGTTTGCGTTTGTACTTTGGCTCAGGCCGCAGTAACACAGCTCCGGAGATACTAGAGGGAGactcagaggagcagcaggcagacAGTGGCGTGGTCGCGGGAATACATATGCAGCCACTTTTGTTATCTGGGCCTTCTGAGGAGCCGGCTGCGTCACACGTCCCTCCAAGGCCTTCGGGGTTGCGTTCGGAGCCTTCGCTCAAACGTAGCTCCTCCATGTTTATACCCCAGCTCGCCGCTTATGCTGATCCGCGGCCCACCAAGAGCTCCTCCATGCGCATCTCTCTACAGCGTGCCAATGGATCAAGTAATGGAGATTTCAGTGGCCTCGCTGACGATGTCCCGCCACCCTGTTATACTCCCCCGGGACCTGCGCCTGCCTACTCTGAACCACTGATTCAAGCAGACGTTCCCAGATATTCGCCTCCTCCATCCTATAACCCTGATTTTTTAAACTCTCAGACTTTTCTGCTTGAGCCAAACATGCCCAAGCGAAGGGTCTTCAGTATTGGATCTAATGGACATATTTTGTATAGCACAGGCCAACCTGGCATCAGTGTTGGTGGTATTTGTGTGCAGAGGAGGTCTCCTGATGGCTCAGACGTCCAGCATTTCAGAATTCTACCCCATGGCGGTGGCGGCTGGTCTGTCCAGCAGCAAAACTTGGACCAGCGCTCTCGTGTGAACGGTGGAACACAGAGACTagtgtttcagctgcagcaaaaTCAGAACCAGGATCAGAACCAGGGAAGGCAACAGGCAGCTGCACCCCAGGAAGAATGCACAGAAGTTGACTTTTCCACTTCAAGGGGTGGCCGTATAGTTCGCTACCCCAAAATTCACTTGGGGAGAAGTATGTCCCATCAGAGGCTTTTGTTGGAGAATCAGACCCAAAATGCTGGCGCAGCAAACGAAGTTGCAGAGGACACCGAAACCAACACGGAGACCCAGAGAATGGATGCAAGAAACAGATCTAATGGTTGCACTTTTAAAATTAGTGGGGACAGTCCTGGACGACAGCCTCGTTTCAAGATATATTTTACTCCGGGTGGAGCTGAAGATAAGGATGTAAGCCTAGGCAATGACTTAATGAGGACTAATCCCAAG aCTAGAGATGATTTCCTGGGTCAAGTCGATGTTCCTCTCAGTCATTTGCCG ACAGAGGACCCTGCTATGGAGCGCCCCTACACATTCAAAGACTTCCTCTTGCGGCCCAGAAG CCACAAGTCCAGGGTGAAGGGTTACCTGCGTCTCAAGATGGCTTATCTTCCAAAACAAGGAGGacatgaggaggaggctggagagaTGAGGGAAGAGGCTGAG GGATGGGATGAATCTGCGGACTCGGGCTCCCAGCGGCCGCAACAGCTGCAGCCCCCATTGCCCCCAGGCTGGGAGGAGAAAGTGGATAACCTGGGACGCACTTACTATGTCAACCACAACAACCGCTCTACACAGTGGAAACGACCTTCCAACGT gGATGTGATTTCAGAGACGGAGAGTGACAATCAGCAGCGGCAGATTCATCAAGAAGCACACCGTGTCTTCCGTTCGAGGCGCCATATAAGTGAAGACCTAGAGAATGAGCATCTGGAGCCCAGGGATATGGACAAC TCCTGGGAGCTCATCACAGAGGAAGATCCCAATGACAGCATGGCCCAGTCTCTGCCTGGCCCTTCCTCTGTGTTAACGCCCCAACACCTGCCGCCACCCGCCACCCAGGAGATTTCACAGGATTTGAATTTGAGGCTGTCGCTCACTCCCGAGAGCAACGGCGAGGTGCCGGGGCCCAGCTCTGCTCTG ACCCAGCTGTCAAACCGACTTCGATCTTCCAGTATGACGGATGGTGTCAGTGATCAGGCCCAGGCTCCTCCTCTTATG AGATCCCAGACCAGAAGAACGAGAGCTCAAACAGTCTCAGGTGGTGAGGAGCCCATG TCCCCCTCGGCAACTGCTTACGCCTTGACCACCCCTGGCCTGCCCCCTggatgggaggagaggaaggatgCCAAGGGAAGGACTTATTACGTCAACCATAACAACCGCACCACAACCTGGACTAGGCCAATAGTGCAG CTGACTGAAGATGGAGCCAGCacctcaacagcagcagcctcaggaGGAGCCTCGGCCCTGCTACCCGCATCCAccccttcttcctcttccaaTGTCTCCAACAACCACCTCCATGAGCCCCAAGTCCGACGACCTCGTAGCCTCAGCTCCCCTACTGTCACCCTTTCCACCCCCTTGGAG GGAGCCAACAACATCCAGGTGCGGAGAGCCGTAAAGGACACCTTCTCCAACCCGCAGTCTCCCCAGCCTTCCCCGTACAGCTCCCCCAAGTCACAGCACAAGACACAGCAGAGCTTCCTGCCCCCCGGCTGGGAGATGAGGATAGCCCCCAATGGGCGGCCCTTCTTCATCGACCACAACAGCAGAACAACCACCTGG GAGGATCCCAGGTTGAAATATCCAGTTCACATGAGGAATAAAAACTCAATGGAGCCTGGTGAACTCGGGCCTCTTCCT AACCTACCAGAGGAG CCTGGATGGGAAGAACGGATTCACACAGACGGACGCACCTTTTACATTGACCACA ATACAAAGAACACTCAGTGGGAGGACCCTCGTCTGCAGAGCCCGGCTATCACCGGACCC gCTGTTCCATACTCAAGAGAGTTTAAGCAGAAGTATGATTACTTCAGGAAGAAGTTGAAGAAGCCG ACGTTCCAGGGTGACATCCCCAACCGGTTCGAGATGAAACTGCACAGGAACAACATCTTTGAAGAGTCGTACCGTCGAATCATGTCCCTGAAGAGGCCGGATGTTCTGAAGGCGCGACTGTGGATCGAGTTTGAATCGGAGAAAGGGCTGGACTACGGTGGTGTGGCCAGAGAGTGGTTCTTCCTTTTATCCAAGGAGATGTTTAATCCTTACTACGGCCTGTTTGAATACTCTGCCAC GGACAACTACACATTGCAAATCAATCCCAACTCGGGCCTTTGCAACGAGGACCACCTCTCCTATTTCAAGTTCATCGGACGTGTGGCAGGAATGGCTGTGTTTCACGGAAAGCTGCTAGATG GTTTTTTCATCCGGCCCTTCTACAAGATGATGCTGGGAAAACAAATCTCTCTTAAGGACATGGAGTCTGTG GACAGTGAATACTACAACTCTCTGAAGTGGATCCTGGAAAACGACCCTACTGAGCTGGACCTCAGGTTTTGTATTGATGAGGACAACTTTGGGCAG ACGTACCAGGTCGACCTTAAGCCCAGTGGTTCAGACATGGTGGTGACCAATGAGAACAAGAAGGAATACATAGA CCTGGTCATCCAGTGGAGGTTTGTCAACCGGGTCCAGAAACAGATGAACGCCTTCTTGGAG gGCTTCACAGAGCTCATTCTCATTGACCTGATCAAAATCTTTGACGAAAACGAACTGGAG CTGCTCATGTGTGGCTTGGGCGACGTCGACGTCAACGACTGGAGACAGCACACTGTTTACAAGAACGGCTACTGCCCCAACCATCCTGTTATACAGTGGTTCTGGAAG GTCGTCCTGTTGATGGATGCTGAAAAGAGGATTCGGCTCCTCCAGTTTGTTACGGGAACATCCAGGGTGCCAATGAACGGCTTTGCCGAGCTTTATG GTTCTAATGGACCTCAGCTGTTCACCATTGAGCAGTGGGGGACACCAGATAAGTTGCCAAGAGCTCACACATG TTTTAACCGTTTGGATCTTCCCACCTACGAATCATTTGAGGACCTGAGAGAGAAACTCCTCATGGCTGTGGAGAACGCGCAGGGCTTCGAGGGGGTCGACTAA